The DNA window ATGGTTATTTCCTGAAAAGATGAAATTACAATTTCTGAAACTTCAGAGCAAAGGCCTTTTGAGACATTATTAACAATTTTCTGATATTTTGTCACAATAACAAATGTACTTTCTATCAGATACAATCATTTGAATTTAACAGGTTCCTATCAGACACAATAACAAAAGATTTGCATGAAAGATCAAACAGTTTCCTTCAAATCACCTAGAAAATCATTTGAAACTTGGATTTGCTACTGCAGACAGAAGTCACGCTCAAGCTTGAGGCATAGCCATTAGTATCTGCCCAGTTCTAAACTTCAGTTATATAATTCAATCTTGAACACTATAAATCTTGTTGAATTTAACAGGTACTTTATTGATAAGAATAATATAGCTATAAACACTCGTAACAAGTCCATCCTTGGGTATAGCCCTATTGGCTTCACTTTATCTCATAAACAATACACATTTTCATTGTGTCACTATCACATACTATATCAGAGTCACTGATACAGGaaaacaaagaacaaagaaaataGCCCAAAGCAATACCTTTGCACCATATTTTGCCTTCAATTCCAAGTTTCCACCGGTATGATCATATTGATGATGGGTGTTCAGTATATAAGTCAAGTTCTAGTTTCTCTTTTCCAATGCATTTATAATAGGCACAGCCTCACTTTTTATGCTGCTTGGACTTATATAACAATAGTTAATAATTAGAAGAAATATAATTAACCACTATAGAGAAAAATTAATTGGTACATACACTCAAGTTTGCAAAAACTGTTATAATAAATCTCTCATGTGTATTACCATTAGGGTGAAGCTCTCCCGTGTCCAACAACAAGGTTCAGGTGCCCAAAATCAATATCATGGCATCATCACTAACCATACATGAAACCTGAGAATTTACCAATAGAGCATTTAGTCAGCTTCCAATTCCATGGTATGATGACAATGAAATTGCATTTGAGACAACAGTTATCCAATACCAGTACATGATCAGCACCAAATTAGCAGTGGGCAACACTAATACTCTAATCCAATAGCCACATCAATTTACAATCCACACTTCCTCACTTAGCCGGCTTGCATCTTTATAAGCCTCCATAATGTACACATGAGTTCACTGAAACTGCAAGAAAATGTTCCATACGAACATGTTAGAGTTGCTTATTTCTGTCAGATAATTAAATACAAAAATGAGAAATATCCCATCCAAACCCCGTCTTATTCCCGGCTACTGTTTGGTCGTTGAACAAGTGAAGATTCGAAAGAAGCAGGTTGTCCGGAGTTGTGGAGTTCTCACCCCATCACTACTCTCTGCCGGTCGGACCTCTGACACTGGATCTCGTGATGGCGATGGGGTTCGTGGCAACCGCTCCGACCGATGGAGGAGGGGGTGGCACACAGTGCTAGCTCAAGATTGGGCCACAACGAGCGGCTGCTCATGTCCTCATCCGCACCTCCTCCTGCGTTGATGCCCTCGACATCGAAGAATTCACAGAGAACTACTCACGCAATGGTGACTAACCACCAAATCCATCTCCATACCTTGGCCGACAACCTCCAGTGCCGGAGTAGAGCTGTAGCTCGTCCACGTCCATGCCcggcaccgccaccaccgcgaTCCATAGCCGTCCCGAGGGAATCCGCCACCGCCGCGTCGCCAGAGTCTCGAGGGCGGTTGCCCATCGCCGACACCCATGCATGCAAGGCTGTTGAGATGGGGAAGGGCGCCGCGGCCGCTGTTGAGAGGGGATGGCGATCCACAGGTGCCCCCGATCTGTGGcgtactccctccctccctccaccacctctcctcttcttcctcccaatcCCGCTGCGCGCGGCGTGGGGTGGGGAGTGCGACGGGGTGGGGCTGCACGCAGTGTGGGCTGGGGCTACGCCGGCTCGAGCAGATCCCACGGAGAAGACCTAGCTGGTCGCGTGCATCTCCTTGGCCTGCCTCAAGTGCCgttgaggaggaggagggtggggGTTGTGCATGCGTCGTAGCGTGGACCGGCACCAGGAGGCGAGGTTAGAGGACGGGCCTCGGTGAGGGTGGGGCGGAGGAGGCGGCAGCCCGGGAGGAGGCGGTGGGGTTCTAGGCGGTTCCTGTGCCGTCGGCCTAGGATTGAAATGATCGTGGACGGGGCGGCCAGGTTTTTGTTTCGGTGATGCTGATTGGTTTCAATGGAGTGTTGAATGGCGGACATCGCGTTGAAGTGCGAGCAGGGTGCGGGGGTGAGAAGCCTGGCATCCCACATCGAATTGTGGCCATCGGATTTGGTTAAGGTGTTTGATTAACCCTTGATTTTAATGGTGCTGAATTCGtgtgtgcatttttttgggtGCGCAATGGTTGGAGGCTCCCAGCGGGGGATGTTTTCGTGGGGGgacctagtataattttgattggtccattatagtagagatgtACGGCATGCACGGTAATTAGGACAAAAGAAATTTGCCCAACTCGATAGTCAAGATAAATGCAATCTGCGAGACATGTTTCTTTCGTACCTAGTAGTTGATGCTAATTTGATCTATTTCACGTGCCGCGTAGGGCAGTGGTTAGTAGATATAAACTGCATTGGACGTTTGGCATTATCGTAGACCTGTCTGCTTGACGGTGACGATGCATGTCGATGCAGTGCATATTAGTTGCAGGTAGAGGTAGCAGATCCGTTCCGCTAACAACGTCTGGATGTCGATGTCGTTGAAATAGTCGCGGTGCAGGACATCGACTGTACAAGCGTTGGCATCGAAGAACGGTGACGACACAACGACAATGTCGACGAAGAGCTTGTtgtgctgataacgtgttataaAATATGTTGCCAGCGGCCTctccgtctctcatgatcaataTAGTAGATGAAAGTAGAACACAAAGACACAAGAGATAGgaagactattctttatttctctcAATATTAGTGATTACAATGTAGAGCtcccacatatatatagttcTGACAAGGTCTAAGAGTTTTGGTAAAAGTCCATATATAAACGGACTAGGATCAGAATTCATCCGTCTTCTTTTCTTCTAGGATAGTGTCTGAATATTTTACAACAGTTTTGACTCCACGTGTTGCCAAAACTCTACTCCCGTGGACGCATGCATGTGGCAATAGAGGGGCCCACACGGGAGAAGTGTGCGtaaggatggcaatgggtaaATCCCCATCGGGTATGGTCACCCCAGACCCATCcccgccataaaaatttggtaccgCCAGAATACCCATACCTGTCATGGGTGGGGAATTTTCCCTAGACCCATACCCGGCCGGGTAAATCATACCCGTCGAGTCACCCGTACCCGCCAATAATTTATCCACGCACATAAAAATCAACATTCAACAGCAACCACCACTAACCAGAGCACataaaattagacaaataatagcatataataATATCTTCTGCAAATTAAGATTCATTTTCATTTAGTTTCTCCTCTACATTAGTCATGATTAATGTAGAAGTTACTGATTATAAACATGGTTTTAGAAACTTCCAAGTGGAGTATTGGACTCGTTGACTCCAGAACAAGTGATGCACTGCAACACTGAAGAAGAGTGTAGCCATTTTGCAAGTACCCTACCTCCTGTTGAAACAACATTTCTTGAATGGGCCATCAATCTCATGGCAGATGTGGTGGAAAATGAAAGCTACAACAAGATGAATGCTCGCAACATTGCTATGGTTTTTGCACCAAATATGACCAAGGTTACTGACAAGCATATTTGTTTCTCGCTACCTGCATTACTTTTCAGAATCTGTAGTCTAACCACGGAGCATTGATCTCTTTCAGATGGCCGGgtatttttcacccatgggtaAATGGTTACGGGGACTGCTGGAACATACCCATACCCACGTACCTGATGGGTGAAGGGTTTGGTCCATTTACGTACCCGTGGGTAGtgtgtttagtccatatttagacCCTAATGAAGTAAATACCCATTGGGTATCGGGTCGcgggtccccattgccatctttaagtGTGCGGGAAGGCCTTGGCAGCTCTGATGGCGATCGATTCTGGCTCGCTTCTTCTACTGACCAAGAAGTGCGGAATAGCGTGCTCGGCAAAATAGAGTAGGGGATGACGAAGCTGTTGGAGCATGATTTTGCTAACTTTTAGCGAGTGTGGGTGGGATAGAGAGTCTGTAGGAGATGCTCTAAGACCGTCTCCAACGGATCTAACCCAAAAACAAGACGCATTCTCCGGTTTAGGTCGTGCATAGTGAAAAGGTCTGTCACCCATAAACTCACCTCTCCAACCGCCGGGTGCAACAGAGCTTCCTCTTCCCTTCCTCCTCCTCTCGCGAGCTGAGCAGATCCCGCCTCCATCCCTGCTGAGCCGCCGAGCACCGAGACAGATTGATTTCTTCCTCCTTCCGCTAGATCCTGTGCGCTACGTGGCTGCGGCCAACTCGCTAGAGAGCTCCCGTCGCGGCGTGCCTGAGACGAGTAGGGAAGGGAGCCGAGCCGGGAGGCACACGGACCTCCATTGCGGCCGTCCGGCGCCGTCGCACGCCATGCACACCGCCCGCGCCTTGCGGACCTCCAGCGCGGCCACCTGCCATGCGCACCGCCCGCCGTGCGGAGCTCCAACGCGGCCGCTCGCACCACCGCCCAcgcgtgcgccatggccgcctcaCCCTGGCTCGCCTAGCCACCGGCATGGAGCTGCTCGCGTAGCTGTCGGAGCAGAGTCGCTCGTGCGGACGCCAGCGTGGAGTTGCTCGCGCGGCAGCACAGCGGCTCTCTTTCTGCTCATTGGCGGAGAGCCCATCGGGGAGCCCGTCGTGCAGCACGGATCTGGACTCCACGACGGCAGCCGTGCCTTGCCGACCTCCATCGGCCCCGCCCCTGTGCCGGGCCCCGACGgtctctcctccctctctctctctgtgttttGTGTCGTCGTTCTCGAAGTTGCTTTTTTGCGTTCCGGCACCGCTGCTACGCAAAATGGCTGGCTTGAATGCGTCCTCCGTTGGATCGTGAGCTTGGGATATAAAAACACTGTGCACGATGCTTTTTGGGTTTGGGTCGCCTTTTGCGTGCATCATTGGAGACAGTCTAAATCACGTCAAAATGGATAGTGTGATTGAGGTGGACTTCTGTAAAAAAAAGACTGAGGCGGACTTCCGTTCATTTCTATAGGTTAGTTCTTATAcctcttttgattttttttcttttgttgatCTAAAACAAAAGACCAGATATCTcccaaaaaattcaaatttttttcttttgttgatCTCAAACAAAAGACATAATATCGCCAAAAAAATCATAATTTTTAAAGCTGTCGGAAAATAGGTACAATCCATTTTCGGACGCGGTTATCCGGCGACCCGTCACACGGTTGTTGGGCCGTAGATACGCGAGTAGCGGAGGCTAGAGCAAATATGAACTAACGATGATAGAATTGTTGGATAATGTCATTCAGGGACAACCGGCAGGGCCTTCGCCCTGCATCTTGGGCCGGCGGAGGATTGGAGCTCGGAGGTGAAAACCACCCGGTGAAGGCGCGTGGAGGTCGTGGCGCCACGGGCGGAGGTTGAGCAAACTTCATCGTGGGGCGGAGGCTCACAGCGTGGTTCAAAGAGGAGAAGGTCCAGATTGCCCTAGACAGCTCATACTGGCAGAAGAATATTCAGGAAATGTGCCGTAGCAGTTGTAGGGCAAAGATGTAAAAAGGGGGGAGTAGTGAACAACGCCCTATAAAAGGAGGGAGCTGAACTCTATAAGGCAGAGTTGGTGAATTCATTTATGAAACCTTAGTTGAGCTGGGACGCGCCTTTCACTGTCTGTCCGCTGAGCCTCCACCTGGAGCACCGACCGGGCGGAGGTCCTGCTTCCTCTATCTACTAGAAATCCCATtttccaacattggcgcccaccacgTGTTGACCGAGCAAAAACcacgatggcaagaaaaagagcaGCCTCGGCAAGGGCACCCGCGGATCCTGCACCAAGGGGAATACCCAGGTGTAATGCCCGTAGCGCCTACGCTACCGCCACAGAAGACCAAGTCACAGACGAGCCAGCCGACGAAGACCAGCCTCCGGCACCTAAAGAGCAGCAAGCCCCAAATCCCACCCCAGAGCAAGAGCTTCAGCAGCTACAGGCGCAGTTGCAAAGCATGCAGCGAGAAAGGGATAGGGTCATGGCAACCTTCACCGCAAACCAACGGTTAGCCCAAACATCAGCCCAGGCAGCGGAGATCAGGCAATAGCTAGGCATCTTACAGGCCGAAATACATAGTATGCAGCCTCTGCATCCTCTTTCCAACACACCCATCCAGCTTCACTCAACAAGTCAAACCCAACCCAACCCTCCGCCAAATGTAACAGCTCAGCCAACCTTCAGTATGCCCTACACCTTACCACAAATCCATAGAACCATTGATTCCAAATTGCCATTATCCGAAGGCATTCAAAACTCACCTTGGCCTCCCTCCTATAAACCCACCACTTTACCCAAATTCAATGGAAGATCAGACCCACGCCAGTTCATCATGAGCTTTGAGGTAGCAGTAGCTTCCGCCGGTGGAAATGAAGCAGTGCTAGCCAAATCTTTCGTCATCGCAGCTGAAGGCGACGCGTTAGCCTGGTATTCGATGCTGAAGCCAAGTTCTGTGTATTCATGGGAAGACCTCCGCGACAAGATCTTAGCAAATTTCAAGGGATTCACAAGTGAATCCTTGACTTCCATGGATCTATTTCAATGCAAGAAAAATCAAGAAGAAGCATTAAAAGACTACTTCCAAAAATTCGTGCAAATGAAGGCAAATGCACCAAATGTCCCAAAAGATGTTGCTATCGAAGCAGCAATCAAGGGCCTTCGCATAGGACCCTTCGTAGCTCATCTAGCTAGGGAAAAGCCAAGGACCATCGAAGACCTTTACAACAAATTTGAGAAGTATAGCAGATCTGACAATGACCTCCGCAGAAGGCTAGAAGAGCATAACCAGAGCAAGCAGTTCTAGGGCAATAGCAGGAACGCCCAGAGGGGTAGTAGAAGCCAAGGCCAGCCACAACCACAGCATGGGCAAAGCCAGCAAGTCTTCAATATAGAACAACAAGGAAGCAGTCAGTAAGGGCAGCAACTGGTGAAGGCAGGCCCAAACAATGCACCTCAGAAAACAATCCGAAGAAAAGGAAAATGGCCAAGCTAGGAACTGGAATAGAAAACAAAACCAAAGACAGCGAAGGCAGTACTGCTTCTTTCATGGAGAGAATAAGGGGCACATCACCAGGGATTGTCTAGACGCTAAGGAAACCCAAAAAAGGATCAAAAGCAGAACAAATCCGCAGCCTCTGCCACAACAATCCGCAAGAGAGGTAAACCACACCTTCGCAGCATATTCTCTGCAGCAATACTGCCCAATATACCCAAGCCTAAACTCCACCTAATTTCACCCATCCGCTCTAGCTACCGCCTACTATCCAAATTTCCTACCCACATGGCGACCAAGTACTCAGCAGCAAGGGCAGACTAGCAACCAACGGACAGAAACCAACCTCACCTACATAAACATGAGGCCTTCGCACATAATATTCATTGAGACCAACCAGCCATCTCAAGAACATAATAGGCAGCTAGAGGCATTGCCTCTGCCTCCACCAACATAGCTGACCACACCCAAAAATAAACCCAACCCAGAAAACCAACTCAACCCTCACACACCGCTACCCACCATCGGCATGATATTGCCTATAGCCGGAGGCTCCTCGATGGAGTTCTAGACAAAGAAGCAGAAGAAAGATCACCTCAGGTTGATCAACAACATAGCAGTCCAAGGCCTAGTGCGCCACACAGATTGGTCGAAGACCCCAATCACCTTCTCAGAACAAGATCTGTAGTTGGAAAGCTACCctcacaccgacgccatggtgatCAAGGCTAACATTGCAGGATGGGAAATCAATAGGGTTCTCATAGACTCCGAAAGCTCTGTAGATATTATCTTTGTCAATGCCTTCGACTAGATGAAGCTAAGCAGGAGTTAGTTACAGCCTTCGGACTCACCATTAATTGGTTTTGGAGAAAAGAGGATCGATGCATTAGAAAAAATATCCCTGCCAGTCTCCTTCGGAGGTCAAGAAAAATGCAAGAACAAAATATGTGACCTTTGACGTAGTAGATCTCTACTACCCTTATAATGCCATCTTCGGAAGAGGGTTTGCAAACAAGTTCAATACAACCATCCATATGGGCTATCTGTGTATGAAAATGCCAACCTTGCACAGAACCATCACAGTCCACGACAGTTAGAAggaggcaagaaacatagaaagagcCATCTACAAATCGTAGCGCAATATCAATTCTATCGAGGTAGTCAGAAGCAACTCACCAGAGCCTCCAAACATGCTGAAGGGTAAAATAGATCTCAAAGACAAAGAAGAAACAAAATCAGTCCTACTGGAGAACACATTCCCAGATAGGAAAGTCACCATCTGAGGCAACCTGTCCAGAGAAGAAGAAGCTAAACTCATAGAAACTTTAGCCAAGAACAAAGacgtcttcgcctggtcagcctccgacctgaaGGGAGCCAGCAGAGATATAATCCAGCACTATCTTGACATCAACCCTAGAATGAAGCCAAGAAAGCAGCGACAAAGGAAAATGTCAGAGGATAGAATCTTAGTGGTGAAGGCTAAAGTATAGAGGGTGTTAGACTCAAACTTCATAAGAGAAGTCAAGTACTCAGAATGGCTAGCAAACTTAGTAttggtaccaaagaaaaatgggaagatgagaatgtgcatagatttcatagATCTAAACAAAGCATGCAAAAAAGACCCATTCCCGCTTCCAAGGATAGATACCTCCATCGATAAGGCAGCAAGATACAAGCGCTTTTCCCTCCTAGACTGCTttttaggatatcaccagataTGGCTCAACAAAGAAGATGAGGATAAGATAAGTTTCACTACCGCCTTTGGAACCTATTGTTACACCAGAATGCCCGAGGGACTAAAGAATACAGGCTCAACCTTTGCAAGAATGATGAAGGCAGTCCTTGGTCCACAACTACAGAAAAACATCATAGCTTCTGTTGACAACATTGTGGTAATGAGCAAGAACGAAGAAGATCATATAGCAGATCTAAAGAAAACCTTCACCAACCTCAGGGAAGCAAGACTAAAGCTAAACCTAGAAAAATGTGTTTTAGGTGTCAGCAGAGGAAAGATGCTCGGGTACATCATAGGACCCAAAGGCATTCGGGCTAACCCAGAGAAGCTGAAAGCCATAATCTCAATGGTGGAACCATCAACCAAAAAGGAAGTGCAAAAACTCACTAGAAGAATAGCAGCATTAAacaaattcatctcaaaatctaCAGAGCACAGCCTCTCATTCTTCGAAGCTCTAAGAGGCAGAGACAAGGTGCAATGGGGACTAGAATAGTCGGAGGCCTTCCAGCAACTCAAAAACTACATGGCCAGCAAACTCTTAGTAACAGTACTAGACCTGGAGGCGCCACTATTGTTGTATGTCGTAGCCTCTGACCATGCAGTCAGTGGGGTactcatacaagcaaagcaacaaGAGTCGAAGgtcattcaacaacttgtctacTACATCTCAAAAGCTTTATCAGGAGCAAAGTTGAACTACACGGAAATTGAAAAAAATTCATATGTTGTCCTCATTTCATCGAGGAAGCTAAAGCATTACTTCCAAGCACATGAGATCACGGTGCCTTCTTCGCAACCACTCGGAGACATATTCAATAATAAAGATGACTCCGGAAGAATAGGAAAATGGGCAACAAAGCTATCACAGTTTGAACTCAACTATGTGCCtagaacaacaatcaaatcatAAGTGTTAGCAGACTTTATGGTAGACTGGACACCTTCGGCACATAAAACCCCGCAGCCCCAATCTCAAATCTTAACACTCTACACAGATGGAGCCTAGGTGCATCTGGGGCCGGGGCCTCTGCTGTCttgatagtaccatcaggcctccgCACAAAGTATGCAGCAAGACTAGAATTCAAAGCAACAaataacatagcagaatatgaaggtctcatactaggcctcaacaaggcgaaGGCACTCGGTGCAAAGACAGTACTAGCAAAAATAGACTCCCAAATCATAGCAGGACAAGTTGAAAAGGAATATGTTGTAAGAGAACCAAAGCTGGCCAAATATCTGGCCACAGTAAGGGCACTTGAGCGGAGGTTCCAAGGATTCACCCTAAAGTATATACCAAGAGCAGAAAACACAGAAGCAGATGAACTGGCGAAGGTAGCAGCAAATAACTTGCCCATCCTAGAGGGAACTTTCTACCAAAAATTACAAGCACCAGCAACCCAAGCAACAGTGAAGGCATTCAAAACAATCCTAGTCACTGAATCCGAAGACTGGAGGCACCTAATTATAAATTACCTGAACAACATCCATCACTCAGAAGATGAAGCAAGTACAACAAGAATAGCAGCTAGAGCAAGAAGTTACACACTAATATATGGAACCTTGTACAAAAAAGGGGTAGTCCTGCCATTGCTCAAGTGTTTAAATCAAAGCGAAGGCAAAGAGCTCCTCCAAGAAATCCATTCAGGGACTTGCGATTCTCACATAGGCCCAAGGACATTGTCCACGAAGGCAATCAGACGGGGATTCTATTGGCCCATGCATATCAAAGATGCAGAGCAAATTGTTAAGACATGATAAGCATGCCAAAGCACATCCCCACACCAATCAAAGCCTTTGACCACAGTACAACTCATACCACCCACTTGACCTCTTCAAAGATTGGGCATGGATCTTGTCGGACCCCTACCACCTTTGCAGGGGGAACAAGTTTGCTGTAGTAGCAATCGAGTACTTCACAAGATGGATTGAAGCCAAGCCACTAGCAACAATAACTTTAGAAGCAGTAAAAAAGTTTTTCTAGCAAAACATAATCTACAGGTTCAAGGTACCAAGAACATTAATAGTGGACAATGGGAAGCAGTTCAACTCAGACAAATTCAAAGAATTCTACAAAAGTATAGGCACCAACATAGCATTCGCTTCGGTCTAGCACCTAGAGTCAAACGGAGCAGTGGAAAGAGCTAATAGAGTAATATTCTCAGCAATATCAAAGACTCTATTCAACCTCCACAAAGGCAAATAGGTAGAGGAACTGCCAAAGGTAGTGTGGTCCCATAACACTATAGCCTCTAGAACAACAAGCTTTACACCGTTCAAGCTCTTGTACGGTGAAGAAGTAATGCTACCCGAAGAAGTCAGGCATCAGAGCCTCCGCGTCATAAAACAAGCCCTGGTAGAAGATGAGGAATACTTCAAGGAAACAatcaaaggcacaagattggaagCAGTGGAAAACATCACAAAATACCAAGAACAAACCAAAAAGTAGAGAGACCTAGTCCTCAAAAGGAAACCCAATGCAACAAATGTTGGAAAGTTtcaaccaaaatgggaaggcccatacatggCGAAGGCTGCTGGAAGACCAGGGTCATTCTACCTGATTGACGGCAAAGGCAAAACAACAACCCACACTTGGAACATCGATAATTTATGTAGGTTCTACATTTAAGTGTAAAAGGGGTGGCCTCTGTGGAACTATAAGCGAAGGTCACCTCACCTCTACTTTCTTGCATTTCCTTTTTTGTAAAAAGGGCctatactcttttcctcacaaaggGGGCTCCTAGCAGAAGTAAGGTTTTTGATGAGGCAGGACCCATGTAAAACCCTCTGAAACTATATAGAGGAATTTCCCCCAAGAACGATACGCAAGCCGATGGTCGAAAGTGGCTAGCATAGGAGCCACAACATTTGACAATAACAATCACGACAGAGAGGACCTTCCACCACCTTAGCCAATGGCTATAGAGTGCGGAATGACCTCCACGGCTAAAAACAGCTAGCACCCTTGGTAAAGCCCTATCCTCAATCAGGCATCAAGGATTTTTCAAATGGCCAAAAGGCCGCCAAACCCGACAAAGACCTACCTCCGCTGTAGGCATCGGGCGTTGGAAAAACCTAGCAAAGACCTATCATTATCAGGCACCAGGTGATACTCAACAGTTAATGACAAGGACAGTAGAGTTAAAGAACTAAAGACACGCCAAGTACAGAAAAATCTGACAAAATCATGTGACTTTAAAAATGCATCCAAGCAATAAACCTTGGTCAACCACCAGAATTTATTAAAATGTACAAACACTAGATTATAAAAACCATTGCCCCCCCACTAGCCTCAGTTGGCACATAACCTCATTACCAACCCTAGAGAGCGCTAGGGGGAAGTTAAAGCAAACAAGACCCACTACGCTATAAAGCAACGAGAGAGGGCCATGGAGGCTAGGATTTCCTTAGAAACAACAGTCTCAAAAGATGCCATGCGAAGACTCGTAACTATAGCTGCTCACGCACGCCAGTGAAGGCCACGTTGAGGTTGTATGCATCTTCCACGTGATGTTGTGTAGCCTCCACGGGGTGTTGCCTAACCACAGTCTGGTAGCATGCAATCAGTATTAGAGGTTGTGGAAGGGTATCGTATGAAGACTCGTAACATCCCTCCACAACCAAAGATACTAACCACtacagcccagcatcaaccatgttcgacGGGAGCGTAGCTGCTCCAGCATGACCGAAGGCAATAGCAAAGCAATCCAGGTGCAAGCGAAGACAATGTCGAAGAAATGCTTCATCAACCTCCGTTGCTTGCTCAAATTGATCTGTGGCCTCTAGAGAAGCATCAAGACTAAAGACTAGTGCCTCTGATGAGTGCTCAAATTGTGCCAAAGCCTTCGCAACATCAGTAAGATCAAATACAAGCACTTCAGCTTCTCTATTGCGACATGCTAGGGCATCCCTGTCAATTCCAAGTAAGCACAAAGATGGATGTCAGAACAACAAAGTAGGCACTACAACCTTCGCAAGGCACACAAGGTCAAAAACTAGCACCTCAACTCTTCTGCATGGATGCACAGACTCGTACTCAGCGTCGACCAAAGAAGAGAGAACAGGAGACTAGGGAAAGTAAATAAGCCACAGAAAATGTAACCCTTCGGCCTAAACAGCAAAGGAGCAAGAATCTTCAATAAAACAAGTTTCCAACTCAAAACATACCAAGCAAGCCTTATTCATACAAacatgaaaataaacatgttacaAAGCGCATTAGAAACATACAAAAGCCCAAAGGCAACAAAAAATTAAACGTATAGGCATTAAGCCCCAAATACAAGAATTACAATAGCGCGAAGGTCTACTAGGCAACGTTATACAAAACTTGTGTTAAGTCGGTGAGTGAGACCCCCGCCAAGCCACCGACTTAGTAAACTCGTCACGCTCATCCTCTATATCGCGCAACATGAAGTCAAACATATCACGGACCAAACATCGGGGGAAGCATCACGTCAGTATTCCCACAACTCTCCACTGACATAAACACCATCTTGCATCATAGTTAAAGGAACAACATCTCGCGCAGGCCCCTGAGAGGCAACCTGCGTAGGACAAATGTACATTAAATTTTCAAAGTTCCAAAAGTATGCAAGGCAGCATGCCTGACCAACATCATCAACTAGGCCTAAAACGTTATCTAAGAACCTCAAAACTACACCTCCGGAGCTGTGGGTGCAGAGGCAGCTTCCCTAGGTTTTTGGGAGTAAGAAGTGGCAGCAGAGGACTTCTGGCCTTCCGTCTCGCCAGTCTTCAATGTCTGTGCCTCCACATCGGCATGTTGAGCCGGCCTTCTGCAAATCCTATAGA is part of the Miscanthus floridulus cultivar M001 chromosome 9, ASM1932011v1, whole genome shotgun sequence genome and encodes:
- the LOC136480482 gene encoding uncharacterized protein — protein: MSFEVAVASAGGNEAVLAKSFVIAAEGDALAWYSMLKPSSVYSWEDLRDKILANFKGFTSESLTSMDLFQCKKNQEEALKDYFQKFVQMKANAPNVPKDVAIEAAIKGLRIGPFVAHLAREKPRTIEDLYNKFEKYSRSDNDLRRRLEEHNQSKQF